One segment of Patescibacteria group bacterium DNA contains the following:
- a CDS encoding DUF3604 domain-containing protein, translating to MYQKTYKNKIGTSKLNIKKAIAGERINCRLIYQTGIYGIDDGGSIKILFRIVSDFEEFQFNNPKKNNYVKVSSSNKKVKIKIDSKSHGTHGKAYLRPWSRGFAIYFFRAYLQNNDKIYIDFKNWRQQTFCEKSFEFKVLVDPFATAKYIELPKSPEIEIMPSKPNRLIIVAPTKTNAGKQFKALIKIEDYWGNPCINQNDFFKIKQNKFLKIFQKKITFTKGRAEIHIQTFKETTVFIQAKYKNLKAISNPIIVKKEPKIYQYWADLHAQSEETIGTNDVSDYFNFARDYAFINVASHQGNDFQITQKDWIKINKTTKKINKENGFIAFPGYEWSGNTPNGGDRNVIYQNEGYPIFRSSHALIDDFNDIKTDASTANDLFKKLSGINKVLIIAHVGGRYSNLDMHDKNKEKAIEIHSCWGTFEWFLFDALKRGYRIGIVANSDGHKGRPGAEYPGISHFGSYGGLTCILAKKLTRRDIFQALCNRHTYGTTGARIYLNVSCHNNQKKIGVMGDIINYEKHIKLKISCIGTSAIDRVEVYNQDKIIYTYFPKFETSNKTFIKILWSGSKVKGRDRNFSWEGNLIINGNKIKDIEKINFFMLNNFVRQTKNLLQWQGGTTGGVQGIILELEKNTGKIEMEINRKKIIAEIKNFTQIPKYYYMNGLDAKLEVYKISKNNNPKWINFILKLKKLKKGDNPMFVKVIQRNGHMAWSSPIYLVK from the coding sequence ATGTATCAAAAAACATATAAAAATAAAATCGGCACGAGCAAATTAAATATCAAAAAGGCTATAGCAGGAGAAAGAATTAACTGCCGATTAATTTATCAGACAGGAATTTATGGTATTGATGACGGTGGCAGTATAAAAATACTTTTTCGTATTGTGTCTGATTTTGAAGAATTTCAATTTAATAATCCAAAAAAAAATAATTATGTAAAAGTATCTTCTAGTAATAAAAAAGTTAAAATTAAAATAGATTCCAAGTCGCACGGCACTCACGGCAAAGCCTATCTGCGTCCATGGAGTCGAGGATTCGCTATATATTTTTTTCGCGCTTATCTGCAAAACAACGACAAAATTTATATTGATTTTAAAAACTGGCGCCAACAGACTTTCTGCGAAAAATCTTTTGAATTTAAAGTTTTAGTAGATCCTTTTGCAACAGCTAAATATATCGAATTACCAAAATCTCCGGAAATTGAAATTATGCCGTCAAAACCTAATCGGTTAATTATAGTGGCTCCGACAAAAACAAATGCGGGAAAACAATTCAAAGCTTTAATCAAAATTGAAGATTATTGGGGCAATCCATGTATTAATCAAAATGATTTTTTTAAAATAAAACAAAACAAATTTTTAAAAATTTTTCAAAAAAAAATTACTTTTACGAAAGGACGGGCTGAAATACATATTCAAACTTTTAAGGAGACAACTGTGTTTATTCAAGCAAAATATAAAAATTTAAAAGCAATTTCCAACCCCATTATTGTTAAAAAAGAGCCAAAAATTTATCAATATTGGGCTGATTTGCATGCTCAATCAGAAGAAACTATAGGCACAAACGATGTATCAGATTATTTTAATTTTGCGCGCGATTATGCTTTTATTAATGTAGCATCTCATCAAGGCAACGATTTTCAGATAACTCAAAAAGACTGGATAAAAATTAATAAAACAACAAAAAAAATTAATAAAGAAAATGGATTTATTGCCTTTCCTGGATATGAGTGGTCTGGCAACACGCCGAATGGAGGCGATAGAAATGTTATATACCAAAACGAAGGTTATCCAATTTTTCGTTCCTCCCATGCGTTAATTGATGATTTCAATGATATAAAAACAGATGCTTCTACCGCCAATGATTTATTTAAAAAACTTTCCGGCATTAACAAAGTTTTAATTATTGCTCATGTAGGCGGTCGTTATTCCAATCTGGATATGCATGATAAAAACAAAGAAAAAGCAATTGAAATTCATTCTTGCTGGGGAACATTTGAATGGTTTTTGTTTGATGCGTTAAAAAGAGGTTATAGAATCGGCATTGTCGCTAACAGCGATGGGCACAAGGGTCGCCCAGGAGCGGAATATCCGGGAATTTCTCACTTTGGCAGTTATGGCGGCTTGACTTGTATTTTAGCTAAAAAATTAACTCGCAGAGATATTTTTCAAGCTTTGTGCAATCGGCATACTTATGGTACCACGGGAGCTCGTATTTATTTAAACGTAAGTTGCCATAATAATCAAAAAAAAATTGGAGTAATGGGAGATATAATAAATTATGAAAAACATATAAAATTAAAAATTTCTTGCATTGGGACATCTGCGATTGATCGAGTAGAAGTTTATAATCAAGATAAAATAATATATACTTATTTTCCCAAGTTTGAAACAAGCAACAAAACTTTTATTAAAATTCTTTGGTCAGGATCTAAAGTTAAAGGGCGTGATAGAAATTTTTCATGGGAAGGAAACTTAATAATAAATGGGAATAAAATTAAAGATATTGAAAAAATTAATTTTTTTATGTTAAATAATTTTGTCCGACAAACAAAAAATTTACTTCAATGGCAGGGCGGCACTACGGGTGGCGTACAGGGAATTATTTTAGAACTAGAAAAAAACACAGGAAAAATAGAAATGGAGATAAATAGGAAAAAAATAATAGCAGAAATAAAAAATTTTACGCAAATTCCCAAGTATTACTATATGAACGGATTGGATGCAAAGTTGGAAGTGTATAAAATTTCAAAAAATAATAATCCTAAATGGATAAATTTTATTTTAAAATTAAAAAAATTAAAAAAAGGCGATAATCCTATGTTTGTCAAGGTAATTCAACGCAATGGCCATATGGCTTGGTCAAGTCCTATATACTTGGTTAAATAA
- a CDS encoding helix-turn-helix transcriptional regulator, whose amino-acid sequence MVKSIHSKEYTEFAKKLWSARMEVGLTQVEVAKKLKKPQSYISKSEAGEQRLDILEVQRFAKLYGKDICYFLPKKK is encoded by the coding sequence ATGGTTAAGTCAATACACTCAAAAGAATATACTGAATTTGCCAAGAAATTATGGTCTGCTCGCATGGAAGTTGGTTTAACGCAGGTTGAAGTTGCCAAAAAGCTCAAGAAACCGCAGTCATACATATCCAAATCAGAAGCCGGCGAACAGCGACTTGATATATTGGAAGTACAGCGTTTTGCCAAACTATACGGCAAAGACATCTGCTATTTTCTGCCGAAAAAAAAATAG
- the murA gene encoding UDP-N-acetylglucosamine 1-carboxyvinyltransferase: MKQYIIKGGKKLSGEIKVKGAKNSALKIIAATILTKGKNKISNVPIINDIEKMIEIIKNLGANIKKNPQEDFIINTDNISKTEIDEKMGRDLRASIILAGPLLSRFKEVTIPYPGGCLIGKRPIDIFINGLQALGANCEQKNNKYYFTTKQLRGAVFIFPKISVTATETMIMAASMAKGTTVLKNSAQEPEIIELSKYLNKCGAKIKNAGTSIITIEGVKNLSACDTKIMPDRIEAGTFIIMGLLTKSAIKISDCAPEHLESFLLMIKKTGGKLEIGKNFIEIIPTKNFNPVNIITHEYPGFPTDLQAPFTLLMTQANGNSLIHDPIFEGRLFFTDKLNQMGADIIMCDPHRVIVKGPTQLFGKNVDSPDLRAGITLVLAGLIARGTTTIGNVYQIERGYENIIQRLKNLGADIYEK, encoded by the coding sequence ATGAAACAATACATAATCAAAGGCGGGAAAAAACTATCCGGTGAAATTAAAGTCAAAGGCGCTAAAAATTCAGCTTTAAAAATTATAGCAGCGACTATTCTGACTAAAGGTAAAAATAAAATAAGCAATGTTCCAATTATCAATGATATTGAAAAAATGATTGAGATTATCAAAAATTTGGGCGCGAATATTAAAAAAAATCCACAAGAAGATTTTATTATAAACACTGATAATATATCAAAAACAGAAATAGACGAAAAAATGGGAAGAGATTTGCGAGCTTCTATTATTTTAGCCGGACCTTTATTGTCCCGCTTTAAAGAAGTAACAATCCCCTATCCCGGAGGATGTCTAATTGGAAAACGACCGATTGATATTTTTATTAACGGCTTGCAAGCATTAGGCGCTAATTGCGAACAAAAAAATAATAAATATTATTTTACGACAAAACAACTGCGCGGAGCTGTTTTTATTTTTCCAAAAATCAGTGTTACTGCTACAGAAACAATGATAATGGCGGCGTCAATGGCAAAAGGAACAACTGTTTTAAAAAATTCCGCTCAAGAGCCAGAAATTATTGAACTTTCAAAATATTTAAACAAATGCGGAGCTAAAATCAAAAATGCCGGGACAAGCATTATTACGATAGAAGGCGTAAAAAACTTGTCAGCTTGCGACACAAAAATTATGCCTGACAGAATTGAAGCAGGAACTTTTATTATAATGGGGCTTTTAACTAAAAGCGCGATAAAAATTTCTGATTGCGCTCCTGAACATTTAGAATCTTTTTTGCTAATGATTAAAAAAACTGGTGGAAAATTAGAAATAGGTAAAAATTTTATTGAAATTATTCCTACAAAAAATTTCAATCCTGTTAATATTATCACGCATGAATATCCTGGATTTCCAACTGACTTACAAGCTCCGTTTACTTTATTAATGACACAAGCTAATGGAAACAGTCTGATTCATGATCCGATTTTTGAAGGCCGACTTTTTTTTACTGACAAATTAAATCAAATGGGGGCTGATATTATTATGTGCGATCCTCACCGCGTGATTGTTAAAGGACCAACTCAACTTTTTGGAAAAAATGTTGACAGCCCTGATCTACGCGCTGGAATTACTTTAGTTTTAGCAGGCTTAATAGCGCGAGGAACAACAACAATTGGAAATGTTTATCAAATTGAACGAGGATATGAAAATATTATTCAAAGATTAAAAAATTTAGGCGCTGATATTTATGAAAAATAG
- a CDS encoding VWA domain-containing protein, which yields MLGATSVADVFATAHNINTHELQNNNKFALHKEKIESRIEILSPKDGEIVDPLAPLTIKISYEAWHFNFSIKDKYKTVKPSSFDAIELLLDGKSVALQELDKSNNKTGVILFEVSHEDFPDDTQEVELKARAYRVYHSFEHVPEKHREKVKNKSNKVAVESEKVSVQFGIDIEAIRAEAQEIIDTNPNGDNDNDGLTNKFEIVNLDFITSSEIYDTDANGISDANEDEDNDGLLNIEEQTLGTNPLVTDTDSDGLTDKEEVNIYGTDPNNEDTDGDGLSDGLEVELGTNPLNPDTDGDGVSDGDDSIEFLVHDETSGILVEVTGSGKVKRNFSFLPLNNEPFFANAPAFISSIEINNERGEFIDEAIITIPFDLSTLGGTNPSNLGIAYLNNETGEMEPLENQIIDMVNNTVSGKTNHFSKFVLYDMAKMAEIFAEDFFGSVRGGGGSIVLVFSIDSSGSMRWNDPSNIRKDVSKDLIDSLETDDKVGVVDLDSSAYIVQEITTDKETAKNAIDQINSSGGTNIGAAVTTANTMLINEPEDGNKIQILLTDGQGSYNPSYTQQAIDNGIIIYTIGLGSSVDEMLLRSIAEETGGAYFQVSQASDLISVFATLKEATKDTDGDGLSDSAEINGMRTFWGTVIISDPSKFDSDGDGLSDGEEMGSTWTDIRGRYYNIKSDPNNVDSDGDGLSDQEEKIKGTLPYIKDTDGDGLSDKEEIDGGTDPLLEDTDSDGLNDRIDPMPTRKDFYGDLDKIGDVVAILTVFADPTENILFTSFSYSLDGGSHAFIAVKNVTNKSIDVGKFPNLEIGESLSLGTWGPVPVASEHIGLWYSLESWLIQKQSAYNGRISISYALNSTMLDKLTSWVGSHDKWSELQNCSSFAKGVWNEIAPWNYEVSNGWIINTPKTLAENIRNTWPLEYRITDPLPLDNIDVYYANGTDAIIKSSKYDN from the coding sequence GTGCTAGGCGCAACTTCGGTAGCCGATGTTTTTGCCACCGCACATAATATAAATACGCATGAGCTACAAAATAATAACAAATTCGCGCTCCACAAAGAAAAAATTGAATCAAGAATAGAAATATTATCACCGAAAGACGGGGAAATAGTCGACCCGTTGGCACCACTTACTATTAAAATCAGTTACGAAGCGTGGCATTTTAATTTTTCTATAAAAGACAAATATAAAACAGTAAAACCCAGTTCTTTTGACGCGATTGAACTTCTCCTTGACGGCAAGTCTGTCGCGCTTCAAGAACTCGATAAGTCTAACAATAAAACAGGAGTAATTTTGTTTGAAGTATCTCATGAAGATTTTCCAGATGACACACAAGAAGTTGAGCTTAAGGCCCGAGCATATAGGGTGTATCATTCTTTCGAACATGTTCCAGAAAAACATCGTGAGAAAGTGAAAAATAAGTCAAATAAAGTTGCAGTGGAATCAGAAAAAGTTTCTGTTCAGTTCGGTATAGATATTGAGGCGATTCGAGCAGAAGCACAAGAAATTATTGATACCAATCCGAACGGAGACAATGATAATGATGGATTGACCAACAAATTTGAAATAGTAAATCTTGATTTTATTACTTCATCTGAAATATACGACACAGACGCCAATGGAATAAGTGATGCAAACGAAGATGAAGACAACGATGGACTATTGAATATAGAAGAACAAACACTTGGAACAAATCCGCTCGTTACCGACACAGATAGCGATGGTCTTACTGACAAAGAAGAAGTAAATATTTACGGAACCGATCCGAATAATGAAGATACTGACGGAGATGGGCTTTCTGACGGGCTGGAAGTTGAACTTGGAACCAATCCTCTTAATCCGGACACAGATGGTGATGGTGTGTCGGACGGAGATGACTCAATTGAATTTTTGGTTCATGATGAAACTTCCGGTATTTTAGTTGAAGTAACTGGGAGCGGAAAGGTAAAACGAAACTTTTCTTTTTTACCACTCAATAACGAGCCGTTTTTTGCAAACGCGCCCGCTTTCATTTCTTCAATAGAAATTAACAACGAAAGAGGGGAATTCATTGACGAAGCGATCATAACCATTCCATTCGATCTGTCAACTCTTGGCGGTACCAATCCGAGTAATCTCGGCATTGCGTATTTAAATAACGAAACAGGAGAAATGGAACCGCTTGAGAATCAGATTATAGATATGGTTAACAATACAGTGTCGGGCAAAACAAATCATTTTTCAAAATTTGTTCTTTATGATATGGCTAAAATGGCGGAGATATTTGCAGAAGATTTTTTCGGAAGCGTTCGAGGCGGAGGCGGTTCAATTGTATTGGTTTTTTCAATAGATTCATCCGGAAGTATGAGATGGAATGATCCGAGTAATATACGAAAAGACGTATCAAAGGATCTAATTGACTCTCTCGAGACAGACGACAAAGTTGGCGTGGTAGATCTTGATTCGTCGGCGTATATAGTGCAAGAAATTACGACAGATAAGGAAACTGCTAAAAATGCTATTGACCAAATTAATTCTTCTGGAGGGACAAACATAGGTGCTGCGGTCACTACAGCCAACACTATGCTTATAAATGAACCGGAAGATGGAAATAAAATTCAAATTCTTTTAACGGACGGGCAGGGTTCTTATAATCCTAGTTATACTCAGCAGGCAATTGATAACGGTATTATTATTTATACCATCGGGCTCGGAAGCAGTGTTGACGAAATGCTGTTGCGTTCAATTGCCGAAGAAACGGGAGGTGCGTATTTCCAAGTAAGCCAAGCGTCTGATCTTATCTCAGTTTTTGCAACACTCAAGGAAGCAACAAAAGATACCGACGGTGATGGGCTTTCCGATTCAGCTGAAATAAACGGCATGCGTACCTTTTGGGGTACGGTTATTATTTCAGACCCAAGTAAGTTTGATTCCGACGGTGACGGTCTTAGCGACGGTGAAGAAATGGGGAGCACATGGACAGATATTCGAGGACGCTATTACAATATTAAGAGCGACCCGAACAACGTAGATTCTGACGGTGACGGATTGAGCGACCAAGAAGAAAAAATCAAAGGCACATTGCCATACATAAAAGACACCGACGGAGATGGACTGTCCGATAAAGAGGAAATTGACGGCGGTACAGATCCACTTTTGGAAGATACAGATAGTGACGGACTAAACGATCGCATTGACCCAATGCCGACAAGGAAAGATTTTTATGGGGACTTGGATAAAATTGGAGATGTGGTGGCAATACTGACTGTGTTTGCTGATCCGACTGAAAATATCCTTTTTACTTCTTTTAGCTATAGTTTAGACGGCGGAAGCCACGCTTTTATTGCAGTAAAGAATGTAACTAATAAGAGCATTGATGTTGGTAAATTTCCAAATCTTGAAATTGGTGAATCATTATCTCTCGGTACATGGGGACCGGTACCTGTTGCCAGCGAGCATATAGGTCTTTGGTATAGTCTCGAGTCATGGTTGATACAAAAACAATCAGCATACAACGGAAGGATTTCTATCTCATATGCGCTAAATTCAACCATGCTAGATAAGCTAACATCTTGGGTTGGATCGCACGATAAGTGGAGTGAACTACAAAATTGTTCAAGTTTTGCCAAGGGCGTGTGGAACGAAATAGCCCCTTGGAATTATGAAGTTAGCAATGGATGGATTATCAACACTCCTAAAACGCTTGCCGAAAACATCCGAAATACATGGCCATTAGAATACCGTATAACTGATCCACTTCCACTTGATAATATTGATGTGTATTATGCCAATGGTACTGATGCTATTATAAAGAGTTCAAAATATGACAATTAA